One region of Eupeodes corollae chromosome 1, idEupCoro1.1, whole genome shotgun sequence genomic DNA includes:
- the LOC129939372 gene encoding uridine phosphorylase 1 has protein sequence MTPRLPIHLPNQHLEKLDSDFLYHLGINSKTTNLEKYFGDVKFVCMGGTKTRMFELAKYLQKVLGLNGELVDLCEKAHRYALYKVGPVLCASHGIGMPSMSILLHEMIKLVIYAKCKDPIFLRIGTSGGLGIPIGTVVVTKDAYNGYIRNEHELAILGERVCRPAKFNEEVYTNLLACAEEDDEFATILGNTMATDDFYEGQGRLDGAICSHNEEQKMTFLRKLHDHGIRNIEMEATMFSSLTHHIGIKAGEVCVTLVDRLKGDQVTQSNIPKEVLEQRPLTMAGRFIKKQLNL, from the exons ATGACTCCCAGACT ACCAATTCATTTGCCAAATCAGCATTTGGAAAAATTAGATTCTGATTTTCTTTATCATCTTGGAATCAACAGCAAAACGACaaatcttgaaaaatattttggagatgTCAAG ttcGTCTGCATGGGTGGAACAAAAACCCGTATGTTCGAATTAGCAAAGTACTTACAAAAAGTCTTAGGCTTAAATGGAGAATTGGTAGATCTATGCGAGAAAGCCCATCGTTATGCATTATATAag gTCGGTCCCGTTTTATGTGCCAGTCATGGTATTGGAATGCCATCGATGAGTATCCTTCTGCATGAAATGATAAAATTGGTCATATATGCCAAATGCAAAGatccaatttttttgagaataggAACATCTGGTGGATTGGGAATACCAATTGGAACAGTAGTTGTCACCAAAGATGCTTACAATGGCTATATTAGAAATGAACATGAACTG GCAATTCTTGGAGAACGTGTATGTCGCCCAGCAAAATTTAACGAAGAAGTCTACACCAATCTTTTAGCATGTGCTGAAGAAGACGATGAATTTGCTACGATTTTAGGCAACACAATGGCAACTGACGATTTCTATGAAG GTCAAGGACGTTTAGACGGTGCAATTTGTTCACACAACGAGGaacaaaaaatgacatttttaaggaaactTCACGATCATGGTATTCGAAATATTGAAATGGAAGCAACAATGTTTTCATCGTTAACACATCACATTGGTATTAAAGCTGGAGAAGTTTGTGTGACACTAGTTGATAGACTAAAGGGTGATCAG GTTACGCAATCAAATATTCCTAAAGAAGTTCTAGAACAAAGACCATTGACGATGGCTGgacgttttattaaaaaacaattgaatttataa